One bacterium DNA window includes the following coding sequences:
- a CDS encoding alpha/beta fold hydrolase translates to MLTMPARALHSRDIRLEGGETGVLLLHGFTATADSMRYLAEALNKAKFTVIAPLLAGHGTQVEHLEKTHWKDWYRSAEDSLHALKAECKQVMVAGLSMGGLLAVHLAYHHKATVKALGLMATPLFLDNFLVRNVFPAIWKTPLKRVYKYQPKTIASIRDPEARRRYQTYHKVPVVSVANLLDLQQTARQELKHLRQPTIILHSFHDETVPYGNLDYIKALLASDEVETVTLKKSNHIITVDYDKDLVAKRLIRFFKRHS, encoded by the coding sequence ATGCTCACCATGCCCGCCCGAGCCCTGCACAGCCGCGACATCCGTCTCGAGGGCGGGGAGACCGGCGTTTTGCTGCTTCACGGCTTCACCGCCACCGCCGATTCGATGCGCTATCTGGCCGAAGCCCTCAACAAGGCGAAATTCACGGTGATCGCCCCGCTCCTGGCCGGCCACGGCACCCAGGTCGAGCATCTCGAAAAGACCCATTGGAAGGATTGGTACCGCAGCGCCGAGGACTCGCTCCACGCCTTGAAGGCCGAGTGCAAGCAGGTCATGGTGGCCGGCCTCTCGATGGGCGGCCTGCTGGCGGTCCATCTGGCTTATCACCACAAGGCGACGGTCAAGGCCCTGGGCTTGATGGCGACTCCGCTCTTTCTCGATAATTTTCTGGTCCGCAACGTCTTCCCGGCGATCTGGAAGACGCCGCTCAAGCGGGTCTACAAATACCAGCCCAAGACCATCGCCTCGATCCGCGATCCCGAGGCCCGGCGGCGCTATCAGACTTACCACAAGGTGCCGGTGGTCTCGGTGGCCAACCTCCTCGATCTCCAGCAAACCGCCCGCCAGGAGCTGAAGCATCTGCGCCAGCCGACGATCATCCTCCACTCGTTCCATGACGAGACCGTGCCCTACGGCAACCTCGATTACATCAAGGCCCTCTTGGCCAGCGACGAGGTCGAAACCGTGACCTTGAAGAAGAGCAACCACATCATCACCGTCGATTACGACAAGGATTTGGTGGCCAAGCGGCTGATCCGCTTTTTTAAACGCCACTCTTAA